The Arachis ipaensis cultivar K30076 chromosome B05, Araip1.1, whole genome shotgun sequence nucleotide sequence TACAATATATAGTTATTCCACAAACTGGTAATTAAGGTGCTACCATAAGAACTTCCAAAATCAAGAACCAATATATAGTTCTAAAACAATGAGATCTTAGAGGGCTTCCTTTTTCATCTATTTCAAAAAAgaaagattattattattatattattatggaTAATAATAAAGCCAAGGTTGATGATCATGGAGAGCCTCACTATGCAGAAATCATGAATAAGAATAACAATGGAGGGTTCATCAAATGCTTGATAGTTGAATGGAACAAAACTGAGAATCTAAAGGGTTCTTCCTTAATAAGTTCCCAGTCCCCTCTACTTCGGCTCAAAATATTGGCGATTGCGGCCATTTCCATGTTGATGTTGCTGACAAGTGCCATCTTGTTGGAGTTCACTGCACTTAGTGAAACAATGAAGCCAAAGATTCTATCACTGCGCTCTTCTCATATCGGCATTTTTGGCGCTCCAGAAAGTAAGTCTACGATATAAGATTCCTTATCTTGGTTTGAATCTATCATTTCTGCGGAGAAAAATCATATTTGTACCTAAATTTTTGGTGTTGGCTACCATTGCAGTTATATATTGTAAAAAAGAATGGATATCCGATTCATGTAAATGACTAAACATTTAGGTGATTGTGGTGAAATGCAGTTACAAAAGTTTAAGTTGATAAGTAAAAATAcaagaataattatatttttaatatgtttcataaataattatatttttaatatttttttcgcatttttttttgttttggtaaTACAAAAATCCTAACTTTAAATGTTTCTATTATAGAAATTCTAATATTCTGATGATGCTACTTCTCCCAATAACTATAGAAACATGCCGATGTTATATTATTAGCGCTACAGTTATATATTATTAGCGCTACAGTAATATATAACATAGAAAAGGAAAGCATGTATAAATTACCTTGTGATTTATACATTACTCTCCTAGATCTATGGTCTGCACACCGAAACATTGTATTGTGTCCAAATAGCATAACTGTTTACAAAATTATAGCAGCTAGctgattaattattatttattttgtgtaTTCTTCAATGTGTGGTGGTGTTCAGGGATTTATGAGAACAATGGTTATTTGATGGTCTCATCCAATGGAGGATTGAACCAAATGCGAGCCGGGGTTAGTATCAGAAACCGAAATTCAGAGCATCTTTCGATTATTTTAaccatatacatatataaatcaCATAGCTGATGTATGTCTGTGCTATGCAGATAAGTGACATGGTAGCCATTGCTAGTTACTTAAATGTCACTCTTGTAGTTCCAgagttgtttattttttttttttttttttttttttttttttttttggttgtttATAAAGCGCGTGTGGACGCCAGTAAGGTTTTCCTCCACAACAGNNNNNNNNNNNNNNNNNNNNNNNNNAATGATACCAAATTTGCAATTTGTTTTCAGAATTATTTATGATGAAATTATTTTATTGCTTTTCATTTTTTGTAGTCAGTTCCAAGACATATTCGATGTAGATTATTTCATTGAGTATTTGAGAGATGAGGTCAAAATAGTGAAGGAATTACCTCAAGGGATGAAGAAAAGGATTGCATCAAGATACCTCTATTCCATGCCCCCTGTTAGTTGGTCTAACATGTCATATTATTATAAAACAGTAAGTTCTATGATGTTTGATCCTATTGATTGAAGGTTCTAGCATTTTTTCTAGAGTAAATCTTCAATTTTGTGTAGAATTGTATTTTTATTTAGGGTTGGTTTAATAAAATTGAACCACCTGCgttgataaaatcaaaataatagtTTTTAATAAGTATAAAGAACAAAAATTATGTTTGACATATATATGTATTTTGATGAATTGGTATGTCATGTATGCTATATGCTAATGTGTTATTTAATGTGATATGTCGGCAAATTTTATTAGTCAAAACAATATATTAATTAACTACCGATTGATCAACATGATAAGGACtacattaataatttttaaattttaagggcTTGAAGAAAGTATATTTGAAATTTTACAGACTAGCTAAATATATCAAACCTTTATTCAATTTCAGAGCCAATAACCTTGTATGATGTTCTAACTATATTGCATGCACAATGCTTAATAATGCAGATTCTTCCTCGCATAAAAAAACATCAAGTAGTACATTTTACGAAAACTGATGCCAGGCTTGCGAACAACGGCATTCCACTGGAGGTTCAAAAGCTGCGGTGTCGCGTGAATTACAAAGCGTTGCGATTCACTTCTGATATAGAGATGGTTGGCAAGAAGATTGTTAAGATTATGAGGCAAAATGGTCCATTTTTGGTGCTTCACCTGAGATATGAGATGGACATGTTGGCATTCTCTGGCTGCTATCAAAGTTTAAACGAGAAAGAAATGGAAGAATTGACAGCAATGAGGTCAAAGTGTTAAAAGTTTAAACAAATTGTGATTCGTATAAAATTATTTCTGATAAAAGTTTAAAGACTAGGGGCAGTACTTTTATTAAAGAGGAATACTAGGGGTTAGGGGttagcaatttttgtgttttgtaactatcaattggccatcaatagtctttttaatggtgtgagattatatccAATGGTAAGAGATCATTCATATAATCCTAAATCTTAAAACTGATTAATgttaaataactaaaaattaatttcctATATTTTTTTACTAAATGTAATAAGTATATAATTATGAATATTacgtatataaaattataaatatttagttaaataaaataattttagattatTATTTCTATGTAGTTAAATATGTAAATGATTTTGTATTTAATACATTTTATCATATCATAAAAGTACATAagaattttacttttaaattttcaTACAGTTTTTTTTACCTCTTATATCATATTATGAAATTATCAGCTCTCAAAATTTAAACTATTAAATAGCAGCTCATTAATAAAggtacattttttttttttaggtatGCATACCCTTGGTGGAAAGTGAAGGAAATAGACTCCAATTTGGTGAGAAGTATAGGCATATGCCCTTTGACCCCAGAGGAAACTGCTCTGACATTGAAAGCATTGGGCATTAACCCAAGAATGCAAATCTTTATAGCTGCTGGGGATATATATGGAGGGGAGAAAAGAATGGCacctttgagagaagcttttccaaATCTGGTAAATATATATACCATATGCTTTGATAAAATATATATCGCCCTTAATAATTTTCTGCTTTTCATGTTGGAGACAGATTAAAAAGGAAACGTTGTTAGATCCTTCTGACCTTGAGCCCTTCCATAACCATTCAAATAAGATGGCAGCACTGGATTACATTGTCTCCATTGAGAGTGATATCTTTGTGCCTACTTATAGTGGAAACATGGATAAAGTTGTTGAAGGTCACAGAAGGTAACATATAACAATCCAATATATACCATACTAAATTCCTAACTTAAAggtatttatgtatttattttgtaCTTTATACTAAGATTTTGAGaagctttaaaagtaatttttttgaacttttgacttatgaaaagtagtagtattaatgtctgatgcaattttcaaaatcaaattacaGCTTTCTAAGAAGCTCTTTAGGAACTtatagagaaattaaaaaaatgacttctctcatcatactactactttttatcacatttttataaaataagtacttttaaaactaaaaattcaaatataaaataacttatttataaactacttttaatataactatttattgtttaagctatttttttaaaagaaatttaatTAAACTGTTTATCCTAATTGAAAATCTAACCACATTCGGTGATAAAAAAGTTTGTGTGGAGATCAATGTTCGAAGCAAGAGTAAATATAAGCGACATATTTGTTATATATAGCGCAAAtagttgctttttattttttatatgactGGTAATGGTGATTACTATCAAAGTGCCACAGCACAGGCGATATACAAAATTATGGTGAATTCACACAATACAATTTAACATAGAAAAAATTTAACCGTAGATAACTTTTCATAAAAGCAATCATAATATCATTACTGCAATGTAAAAAATTGGAGCATGAGAGAACAAAAAGGTAACTAGAGAAATGAAAATTCGAAGAGCAAACCTCAATTACAGTTTTTATGATACCGAATTTATATTTATACTATTTTCTCATGTGCTAACTAGCTAATTGGCTCGGCATATATATGTTACATTAATCTTGCAGGTACCTGGGGTACAAAACCACAATAATTCCAAATAGATATGTACTTGTTCGTCTAATAGATCAATATAGGAATGGGACAATAAGTTGGGAAGAGTTTTCAAGAGTTGTTAAGTTAGCTCATGCTAGAAGAGGAGGCCCAATAACAAGATCAGTTGTTCCTTTGAAACCAAAGTTGGAAGATTACTTCTATTCCAATCCACAAGAATGTCTACCACAAGGTTCCTCCTAGTGTGCTCTATTATACAAGGTTCAGACCACTCGTGTCACTTTTTATAACCGTTGATCTATTTCAACTTGGAACCTTTGACCTATTCCATTGTAAACTGATGCTAACGAAGTTCTAGATCGCCTATGCTCTAAAGGGAAAATGAAGCATTGCAGATTAAACGCGTCCACAAATGAGGGTTATAACTTTATTTTTTATACAAATACTACATAATATAAAATAACATTAACTGTGAGTTTAAATAATTTCACAAAGTAAATAATTTATAGGAGAGTTATTACTATATTAGGaaatagttagttgatttggtcaaCAGTTAGTTAGATTGGAAAAAGAGTTGTTAAGTCAATTTTGTAGAGAGTCTTGTGTAAGTTCTTGAACATGAGAGGTGCACTGATGCCTATATAAGACAGTGTAATATTAAGATCAATTCATCAATACAGAATTACTTTTTTCCAATAGAAATTCCTCAATTCTCTTTCGCTTTCTATTCCTTCTATATGCATGGTATCAAGAGTTTTATGATCCATGGGCCGAACACTCAAGCACTGCTACTTCAACAAATAATGTTGTAGTCATTTAGTAACAATCAATCAATCCAACAATTGTTTCAACTCAAACAATTCTCAATTCCACTTGTTGATAAACtaacaaaagataatattttCACCTGAGACATCTTACAACATTAACAATTTGTGGTCAAGAACTCTATCTAAAACGACCTTGATAAGGAAAAAGTCCCTGCAAGATATGCCACCCCTGAAGATGAAGCAGGATTAAAACTCTACAAGTAGTGATGCATAAATGAATGCAATGTCACATCTTGGTTGTTTACTTCCATGAATGTGGCCTCCAAGTGCAAAGTTATAGGCTGCCACTTTGCACATCAAATTTGGTTTTGAATTCACACATACTTTGGCTCTCAAACAAAAGCATGAGTCAGACAATTATAACTCCAGTTAAAACGTGTCAAGAAAGACGGATCTACGTCAGATTATCACTTAAAGATCAAGAAACTGGTGGATTCATTGGCAGCAATAAGAGATCCTCTAACATATACAGAGTATAGTATACAAATGTCATTCTTGATAGTTTGAATGAAGAATATCAATCATTCATCACATATTTTACAACTAAAGAGCCTCAATACATAATTCCAGACGAAGAAGCTGTTTAAATGGCCCAAGATATCTTGTACGTTTTAAAAAGCCAGACTCATCAATGGTCCAAGTTCATTTCTCACAAACTTCAGTTCTTGATTCTCGCACCTTTGATCCCTCACCATTTATGAACTATGGTCGAGGCAACAATGCTGCTTATTATGGAAGAGGAAATGCTAGAAGAATGGGCGTGGAGGTAGAAATTAAAGAGGATGACGTGGCTATTGGAATAGCATTTGTGCCAAATTTGGCCATGTTGCTTCCGATTGCTATTTTCAATTTGATCAATCATTTCAATATCCTTGACAATAATCTTTGCCCGCCTAACTCAGAATCGTGATTtaccaccaccactttctttcCACAATCCGAAGGCTATGGTTGCAACCTCATCTTGAGTAGAAAACCCTTCATGGTATGTTGTTTTGGGTACTAGTTCTTGATGGTACTAGTTCGTTACAAAGGGAGTCCACTTATCAAAGGATGCTTGGGTGTAGTTTCACTCAGATTCAATACCCATCATTTAAATAAAGGCAGACAACTTCAAGTGAACGCAACCCTCAAACAGTAGTTGTGACTTGTGAGGCAAACACTAACAAATCATAAAATCTAGCCGCCTTCGGTTAGGCTCTTCCTCAACATTTTAAGTAACATTAACACCAGCAGTATCAAATACCATCTCATTGTATCTCTCCTAGTTACCTTCCCAATTCACCTCTTTCATGTTCACTTTTCTAATCAAGTCAACCCTCTTTGACTGACCCTCTGACCTATTGGTTATCAGTGCAGATCGATTGATTCTCTACTCATCAACTTCTTCGTATTTAGTTCACTCAATTCTATCTTTGAATCCATTACGATAAAGGTGAAAGTTATATTCAAAGCCCCTAACCACTTAGTCAGCTGACAATTATAGCACGGATACCTAGATACCCCTTAAAACCTAAATGATTCCATGTTAAACACATGATGATAAGGTGGTATTGCAGGATGCAAAATTTCTAAGAGCCAATGATCGGTGAATCAGAGGAAATGCTactattctctctttttttttgtaaatttatttatttatttggtcaTGATGATACTATTCTCCTTACTTCTTCAGTACTACAATATACAGTAGCACCAGCCGAATCTCCCTCTCATTTCTAAGTTTTCTTATAATCCTATTATTTTATACTAACTTCAATTCATAAACTTATTTTTCATCCTCtaaggatgttcattttactatgtatgcggatgattatttcATATGAGAAGTGGATGCAGAATCTAGCAACTCAAGCAAAATatcattattataattaaaataaacatccACTTTTCGAGTTAGATCCAGTCTAATCAAATAAACATCCACTTTAACGTAAAAAATAACCATCCGTGCACACCTAGTGCATTGAACATCCGGCGTATTTTAATTGTATTTACTTAAATCCAATCCAATCAAATAAACATctacttaaaaataaaaataaccatctgcATATCTACTTAATTGAACATCcaaaatattttaattgtaattactTAAAATTTAATTCAATCAACTAAATATCcacttaaaaatgaaaataagcatTCACATATCAAGTAAAATGAACATCTAGCATATTATGAATTGACCATAATTTTTAATATGTACATTAAATTTCTCATTCGTAGACTTAGAATAATTGTGGCATATGTTTTCTCTCAACAGGAGCATTCTCATTTCAAGAACATTCATGAATAGAAGAGACACTGCAATAAGTAACAAATGTGTAGTTAATTCGTTATTAACCAAAATTAATCACTGACAAACTAAAATGCACTTGTCTCATTGAATTAGTGAACAAGTATGGGATTAGGATTAGGAACATAAAAGGACACTAGGTAGAAAGTATTGTCTAAACTTGTAGAATCTGGATTCTTTATTAACATTCATGAAATTGGAAAAGTAATCAACCAACATTTCTTGAGCTCCTTGTTAATTGCTGTTTAAGCTTTCAAATATGTATAAGTGTCTGGTTTCTGTATCCGCTCTTGGCAACTATTTGTGGGATGATTTCTTCAAAAATTCTAAAACCAACTTTGAAAAAGATGAAGTATTGTTTTGCAACAACTGATCTGGTTTATCATACTCAGTGATTATCCCTGTAAAATTCATTAATGTTATGAGATATATGCTTTTCTAAGTTTGATTATCATTGATATTATGATCTCATATATTGAGGTGCATAATGAATGTTCATGTACCTTCATCAAGGACCAAAACCAAGTCATTATCAATAAATGTAGGAATCCTATGTGCTACAATAATCACTGTGCATTCATTAGTTTTATTTCTAATAGTCTTTTGAATTAAATTGTGTTGCAGTGTTAATGTATGTTGTTGCTTCATCTAGAACCaaaatccttctcttcttcaatagCAACCTAGCATGATAAACAAGTTGCATTTGTCCAACACTCCAATTTTCTATATTCTCAACCACTGTAACATTACACAAAATTAATCAAATGTCAAATAGATAGAACTGAACATAATAAGTACAAAAATACTTTAAGGCTTGTCACAGTTATACTCCTAAATGGTGTAatgtattctttttattttctttaaaaaaatgtcTTACCTAGTGCATCAAGAAGTCTTAGATCCTGCCTTATAATTTCAGCAAGATGGCACTTCTTGAGAACTTGAAGAGCAAAGTTGAGAAACATATAGACATAAGCTGACTTAACGAAACTTTAAAAGGTCTCAGTGACCGTTCTAaggaatttaaaaacaaaaaaacaacacCATATTGCTCAAGTAAATTTGTGCTGAAGTGTTCAACATACACAAAATCCATACAGTACCTGATTCAAACATACCAACAAGATAGAAAAGACAAATAGCAATCAATATAATAAAAATCAACCATCCGGATACATAGTAAAATAACCATCCATTTTATATCAAATAAAGATCGATTATGATCAACTAGTCTAAGTGACATTGCATTCAAAAGACCAAACGTCGAGCCAAAACTACTGTACTAATTAAACCAAAATTCTGCAAAATTTTGCGCGCTAGAATAAAAACCAATGCAaccatcaacaacaacaaaaactTGTACAATTCATTCCAATACATTCAAATTCCAACCATAGTGCTCATATGCAAAACAATCAAGTAACTGAGCAAAATTCATTGCAAGCACATCTAGTTATGAGTAAAACCATAGTCATCAACTAACATTTGGATGAAGCAACGCCGGTGGAGAGCTCCGCTGATGGAGGATTATGGGGTTAATGGGTTCTGTTCGAACAGCAATGGAAGACTAAACCTGGCCGCGAGTTGGTGTCCATCTGGTAGTAGGTCGACGATAGTTGGGGATGGGTCTTGTGGCAGCAACGGCGGAGACGAGTTCAGCGGCCACAAGTTCAACGGTGTGCGACACTAGGACGGTGGTGGCAGAACGCAATCAACAGGGTAGGTACTGGCACATGAGAGAGTGACGAGCTAGGCACCAGGGACGCGCGACGGGAAGGACATCATCTTGCCTCCACGCGTGCTGCTAGTCGATGATAGGGAGACCTGTGACGAGAAGAATGCGACCGTCTGAGATATTGGCTACCGAAGACAGAGACACTCGCATGCAAGAGAGGCGGGCTGATCAAGGTGGAAGATGCATTCCGCGAGGGTTGGATGTTCAGTGGACAAGGTGGGGGGTGGGTGCCGTTTTGGAGGAAGGAGAATTTGGGGTGAAAAGGGTTTATAATTAGGGTTGGATGGTTGGTTTTGTCAAATAACTGAATTGGGATTTTTGAGTTTAGGGTAATCCGTGGACTAGTTTTCTCTATTTATTCTTATTGGGCTAAACAACCAGcccattgtatacattgtataGATTCTCCATTGTCTCCCTAACGGAGTTCATCTATGAATTCAAATTATCAGCAAAAGAATTCGACGGTAATATATTAGAACGTTCCGTTAAATTGTTTTACGTGGGATTTTTTTGATGGAAAATTCGATGATAAAATATGTGcccatttaatttatttatgtgcCACACTGATAAActccatatttagggtttatcttgtgttgattttaggggattttatcaccttttacccacatttattcaatgaaatagcatggtttcatgattgtctcccaatttgtgcttaagtgtgaaaacatgttttctagatccttaattagctaaattcaattcatccttgattccactagatgccttgatttgtttgttaagtgatttcaggttgaaaaggctaggaatgaatcaaatgagtgaagagaaaagcatgcaaagtggagaacacatgaaaaagccaaagatttggatatcttcatccacgcacacgcgcactgtacgtgcacgcgtggatcgcaaaaacgAAAGGGACGTGCacgtgcactgtacgcgtacgcgccggtaggcgcacgtgattttttttatagaaaacaTGCCCAGCAATTTAtgagagctgtggggcccaatttgcaaccaactttggcgccaaaatgtaTTTAAAGGACCAACGATTGAAGGAAATCAACAACTTAGAATCAtttacacacattaggattagtttagagtagttttagagagagaagctctcacttctctctagaattaggattaggattatgtttagttcttagatctagatttagattcatgctttcttctacttttgcttctcaattattgttgttgcaatcatgattcttctattcttttgttgtaacctcctttatgttgcttctatattttgttgtagatatACTCTTAttcattctcttctctttcaattcaattagaggtaattcataataattgtgtttcttttaattgttgttgttaattctttgcaattagttgttgttagattttgctcttgttgttgatttactatgttttccttttatgccttccaagtatttgatgaaatgcttggttagattttagggTAGatttttagtgctcttggcttggaaaggtaacttaggaactcttgagttactaatgtccaagtgattgacgattgggagccattaactctagatcttactaattgaattggtggagaactatgacttatggacttggattgacatagctcatttgactttcctttattagttagaggatgacttaatggggttgatccttgccaattctcatgttgtagttagtgataaggatagagatccttgaccaccaaacatTGCCAAGGCTTTTCTAGTCGTTAGTttattttccttgccatttatctttcatgtccctTATCAAAAACCTCAAAATATGCAACTCATAACcgataacaagaacactttattgtaattcctagggagaacgacttgaggttcaatacttcggtttataaatttaggggtttgttacttgtgacaaacaaatttttgtatgaaaggattagtgttagtttagaaattatacttgcaacgaggattcatttgagaattctaaaccgtcaaaagtcctctcatcaaaatggcgccgttgccggggacttacaattgtgttatgttattggttattgtatatatgtaaatattgtgaatagcttgatttttggattgcttgttagtttttgctagttttaggactttgtttcattatttcttattagcttttgtttcttattttctcttttcattatgaattctcactttggctatgagtttggttctaactatgttgtagaaaatgagagcttcaatgaggatgtgtatcaagaatgggacaatcaaaggtgggaggagccatatgcatatgatcaatcctcttggcaacaacttccaccaatgcactatgaagaagagccattctatgatgcataccaatcaaatggctatggtgaatctccttgtgactttcaagaaccaccaccatatgcctatgatccatactctcaacataaccctcaaccatactcacaagccacttttcaccaaccaccttcatatgaccctaatccatatccaccattccAACAATCttttgagccatatgaaccacatatagagccaccaccattccaacatcaacattttcaggagccaccccctccatgttattaccaagatgaactacctccaatgtatgaaaattttcaaccacaagatgaatgctactttccaccacaacctcccatggaagaatactcatatccatcgatccaagagccgtatgatcctaatcatattattcaagaggaacaagagtcaagagatcgtctcaaggaaacattggatcaacttcaaccaaccatggagtgtgttgtgcaacaagtgaaaagattggaaaatattgaaccaccacaactctaccaagaagaaccaccttcctactatgaatcctTCTCCCAAATtaatgaacccttccatccaccccaacctccaatgaatgatatccttgatgttcttgttcaaggacaagaggagataaAAATGGATGTAcaacaattcacggccgccttggatgaggtggtaagccggttagcatcccaatgcttgaatactcaaggaactcccatggctacatatgGAGAATCAAAtaaagagcataacatgaaggagagataAGTAGAGAAtaagggaagttgctttgtattggaacaattggaggaagctataattgttgaagaagaggaagaagtggttgaagacttaggagatgcgaaaccaccttgggaatctagaattgaagaaaacccctccaagaagattgaatttgatgataaggaggaatgtgcacaacctccaaggcatatcccttatgaagacttggatgggatagagcaagaattgagttcccttggaattgaagatcaagcatcaagtcttagtggtgaagaatcctttgagcatgaagaaccttctcccgatgagATGGAAAGTAATGTGGAGGTAAACCTCTCTCACCcttccatttatgatttgagtaagggaaaaggcttagatgaaattgttgaacaaaggattgagattaagagatcttgtgaggaggtggagatccttagaaaaaggaggatgggaattgaatacgctttgtcaagatccttgaacgcttctttacctaggttgccatctactccttcatttgggtgggtgaaattcatttctgttagctttattatcctacttgaatatggtttgcttgaaacggatggccaacttagggagctttgtgggatgaagcataaaagaaaaatgttttgtggttggcgttgcaaatcaagactcattatggttgatgcttcaaacatgagatataaaggttggagtagtgctcaactaggggggtctaggaggattgttggccactttattgagaattcaccttactcaccacccagctggactaataatgatgatcaacttcaagacgggtgtgaaaatagaGTGTGGGATCCCGAATTACAAGAAGAGTATCGACTttaggagccccaagcttgtgaagaactccatcaagacttggtgcaactcataaaaaatcttggggcacaatggagaaccaagcattggtggaagttccaagatgaattcaaacacaagccaccttgagaggagcaccccataagtccaacttaaggacaataaacaaaagtgctaggtgggagacaacccaccatggtaaactcttttcattttttctcttttgtacatactaATAGAgttagcttaatttcatgttttgttgagtttgttgagtctaattggtagtttagtatgttaaataaggtttcatggtgttttggtagctgtttggaggttttgaatgcttggattggtgcaaaaatatagaaaaaatatttttgaaaaacagagcaccatccgcgcgtatgtgcactgtgcgcgtacgcgtgcattaagcattttcgcctacccacgcggacgcgccatgtacgcgtacgcgtggattgagaaattccaccccaagccaaaaaacccgagagttgtgcgaatgttgcgcgcattgtgcctttcgcacaaaccaactcgcgcgtacgcgcacatgacgcgtacgcgtcactctcgaaatatGCTGTCGAcgggacgcgccatgtacgc carries:
- the LOC107639891 gene encoding uncharacterized protein At1g04910-like, which produces MDNNKAKVDDHGEPHYAEIMNKNNNGGFIKCLIVEWNKTENLKGSSLISSQSPLLRLKILAIAAISMLMLLTSAILLEFTALSETMKPKILSLRSSHIGIFGAPERIYENNGYLMVSSNGGLNQMRAGISDMVAIASYLNVTLVVPELFIFFFFFFFFFFLVVYKARVDASKFQDIFDVDYFIEYLRDEVKIVKELPQGMKKRIASRYLYSMPPVSWSNMSYYYKTILPRIKKHQVVHFTKTDARLANNGIPLEVQKLRCRVNYKALRFTSDIEMVGKKIVKIMRQNGPFLVLHLRYEMDMLAFSGCYQSLNEKEMEELTAMRYAYPWWKVKEIDSNLVRSIGICPLTPEETALTLKALGINPRMQIFIAAGDIYGGEKRMAPLREAFPNLIKKETLLDPSDLEPFHNHSNKMAALDYIVSIESDIFVPTYSGNMDKVVEGHRRYLGYKTTIIPNRYVLVRLIDQYRNGTISWEEFSRVVKLAHARRGGPITRSVVPLKPKLEDYFYSNPQECLPQGSS